From a single Hyalangium gracile genomic region:
- a CDS encoding NBR1-Ig-like domain-containing protein has protein sequence MATPGWSGPIEPSTLPPYDSSLIGDQAAYLIPGGAGSTLMQFYCRGDRFYGRAAPVKADGTPDWTTGWTSLSIAELQLPGEGPINTLTAFILPGGTLMQALWRGNKGYWRSVDVNGGDWFSLNPDGASHVGLILEDERWIPNWQGSDLHNNDDYYAVDWSGGNRGDPVRAMAPGLVLYAGQHPGGWAAYGKQVVVWCLHEPGFVYRYAHLDQTQVSPGDIVGFHTTPGTVGSSGTSSVHLHGALYKSVTPQVVDVLANGGAPNPIPLGPPKQPTAYAARFLDRCAFVADVTIPDGMRVAPGARIEKIWRLRNSGTTDWGQKYKAIRVAGSFGPSEVPLAQKVELGQESDVPATMQVPTQPGTHQATYRIARLGRTFGEPFWVKVIV, from the coding sequence ATGGCGACGCCTGGATGGTCTGGGCCGATCGAGCCCAGCACCTTGCCCCCGTACGACTCCAGCCTCATCGGCGACCAGGCGGCTTACCTGATCCCGGGTGGAGCTGGATCCACGCTGATGCAGTTCTATTGCCGTGGGGATCGCTTCTACGGCCGGGCCGCCCCCGTCAAGGCGGACGGCACCCCTGACTGGACGACAGGTTGGACCTCGCTGTCCATCGCGGAGCTTCAGCTTCCGGGCGAGGGGCCCATCAACACCTTGACCGCGTTCATCCTGCCCGGCGGGACGCTCATGCAGGCGCTCTGGCGTGGCAACAAGGGCTACTGGCGCTCCGTGGACGTCAACGGCGGGGACTGGTTCTCCCTGAACCCGGATGGCGCCTCGCACGTCGGGCTCATCCTCGAGGACGAGCGCTGGATCCCCAACTGGCAGGGCTCCGACCTCCACAACAACGACGACTACTACGCGGTGGACTGGTCGGGAGGAAACCGGGGCGATCCCGTTCGCGCCATGGCACCAGGGCTCGTGCTGTACGCGGGGCAGCATCCTGGCGGGTGGGCCGCCTACGGCAAGCAGGTCGTCGTCTGGTGCCTCCATGAGCCCGGCTTCGTGTACCGCTACGCCCATCTGGACCAGACGCAGGTGTCTCCGGGGGATATCGTTGGCTTCCACACGACGCCAGGAACGGTAGGCTCCTCGGGTACCAGCTCGGTCCACCTCCATGGCGCGCTCTACAAGAGCGTGACGCCGCAGGTGGTGGATGTGCTCGCGAACGGGGGAGCACCCAATCCCATTCCCCTGGGTCCTCCGAAGCAGCCCACTGCCTACGCCGCGCGCTTCCTGGACCGCTGCGCCTTCGTCGCGGACGTCACGATCCCGGACGGCATGCGCGTCGCTCCGGGCGCGCGGATCGAGAAGATCTGGCGCTTGCGCAACAGCGGAACGACGGACTGGGGGCAGAAGTACAAGGCGATCCGGGTCGCGGGCTCCTTTGGTCCATCGGAGGTGCCGTTGGCTCAGAAGGTCGAGCTCGGGCAGGAGAGCGACGTGCCCGCCACGATGCAGGTGCCCACCCAGCCCGGCACTCACCAGGCGACGTATCGGATTGCGCGTCTCGGGAGGACCTTTGGCGAGCCGTTCTGGGTCAAGGTCATCGTCTAG
- a CDS encoding M23 family metallopeptidase → MSTLTHAGEDWGGTLETDIKAIGSGTVLFAQNAGYPGAVVVIDHTLHSGSHLYSMYGHLRDLKVSAGKQVSTGTVLGKLCDQDGNVHLHWEVRQVAIPDLCDKNYPGPGYTGPGTDARDHGYLPPSGVLRLLQGRPIDTMHSFDRVTGDVSTGGRLVQRVVALEGTLVFERFFEGGGWQPWQLRAVADLNVAKWYRIRSISQAPRPSGAPKRDLLSADGTQLLAQEFVNGGWRSIGTVPVANLGAPNVDHLIDFEQTGGDLATLSRLKQTAVPQDGRGLYTRFYEGTSWQSWSYVNPESLHLPDGALRVRAFSQGLEGAGLPKQEVLSWDGRKLYGRTFQNGWGPWSQKTAVEFGIHY, encoded by the coding sequence ATGAGCACACTGACCCATGCGGGCGAGGACTGGGGCGGGACGCTCGAGACGGACATCAAGGCGATAGGTAGCGGCACCGTGCTCTTTGCCCAGAACGCCGGCTATCCCGGCGCGGTGGTCGTCATCGACCATACCCTCCACTCCGGCTCGCATCTCTATTCCATGTATGGGCACCTGCGAGACCTCAAGGTCTCAGCGGGCAAGCAGGTCAGCACCGGCACCGTGCTGGGCAAGCTGTGTGACCAGGACGGCAACGTCCACCTGCACTGGGAGGTGAGACAGGTCGCCATCCCGGACTTGTGTGACAAGAACTACCCGGGGCCGGGCTATACAGGGCCCGGTACGGATGCTCGCGACCATGGCTATCTGCCTCCCTCGGGCGTGCTGAGGCTCCTGCAGGGGAGGCCCATCGACACGATGCATTCCTTTGATCGTGTGACGGGCGATGTGTCGACAGGCGGCCGTCTCGTCCAGCGGGTCGTCGCCCTGGAGGGGACCCTCGTCTTCGAGCGCTTCTTCGAGGGCGGAGGCTGGCAGCCCTGGCAGCTGCGCGCGGTGGCCGACCTCAATGTCGCGAAGTGGTACCGCATCCGCTCCATCAGCCAGGCGCCGCGGCCCTCGGGCGCGCCCAAGCGGGACCTCCTGAGCGCGGATGGAACCCAGCTCCTCGCCCAGGAGTTCGTCAACGGCGGATGGCGCTCTATCGGCACCGTCCCGGTCGCCAACCTGGGAGCTCCCAACGTGGACCACCTGATCGACTTCGAGCAGACGGGCGGCGATCTGGCGACACTCTCGCGGCTCAAGCAGACAGCGGTTCCCCAGGATGGACGAGGGCTGTACACCCGCTTCTATGAAGGGACGAGCTGGCAGTCGTGGAGCTATGTGAATCCCGAGTCCTTGCACCTCCCCGATGGCGCGCTGCGGGTACGGGCCTTCAGCCAGGGACTGGAGGGCGCGGGGCTGCCCAAGCAGGAGGTGCTGTCCTGGGATGGGCGCAAGCTCTACGGGCGCACCTTCCAGAACGGGTGGGGACCCTGGAGCCAGAAGACCGCCGTGGAGTTTGGCATCCACTATTGA
- a CDS encoding efflux RND transporter periplasmic adaptor subunit, with the protein MPRVRRWVGGAVLIVVLVGLALLLRPAPVRVEMGKVERGRFVQVVEEDGRTRVRERYAVNATLTGFLERSRVAEGDTVDVGTLLATIRPLAPPLLDARMRQELEARMGAAEAARSSAEAVVATAESAWRFARAEAERARTLEQQGAMARRDRENAELALQTATRSLEAARADAHRAVHELQQARAALLGGGGTREPRERWELLSPVRGRVLKVLHQSEGFVPAGEPLFELGDPGRLEVVVDVLTADAVRIHPGNEVELVQWGGEKVLQGRVRLEEPSAVTKVSALGVEEQRVDVLIELTSPPEEWRELGDGYRVEARILVHQAEDVVKVPASALFREGESWAAFVAMDGRARKQAVQVAASNGLEAVVHSGLAPGDTVILYPGDRVHDGVRVAVRSTSSPSAGQAPSPAGRGEREGGLEGQ; encoded by the coding sequence ATGCCACGAGTCAGGCGCTGGGTGGGAGGAGCCGTGCTGATCGTCGTGCTCGTCGGGCTGGCGCTGCTGCTGCGGCCGGCACCGGTTCGGGTGGAGATGGGGAAGGTGGAGCGGGGCCGTTTCGTCCAGGTGGTGGAGGAGGACGGGAGGACGCGCGTGCGCGAGCGCTACGCCGTCAACGCCACGCTCACAGGCTTCCTCGAGCGCAGCCGGGTGGCGGAGGGAGACACGGTGGATGTGGGCACGCTGCTGGCCACCATCCGCCCGCTGGCGCCGCCCCTGCTGGATGCGCGGATGCGGCAGGAGCTGGAGGCGCGGATGGGAGCCGCGGAGGCGGCCCGGAGCAGCGCGGAAGCCGTGGTGGCGACAGCGGAGTCCGCCTGGCGCTTCGCGCGGGCCGAAGCGGAGCGAGCACGCACGCTGGAGCAGCAAGGGGCCATGGCGCGACGGGATCGCGAGAACGCCGAGCTGGCGCTGCAGACGGCGACACGCTCGCTGGAGGCGGCACGCGCCGATGCCCACCGGGCGGTTCACGAGCTGCAGCAGGCGCGCGCAGCGCTGCTCGGCGGCGGAGGGACGCGGGAGCCACGCGAAAGATGGGAGCTGCTCTCCCCGGTGCGAGGCCGTGTGCTGAAGGTGCTGCACCAGAGCGAGGGCTTCGTCCCCGCGGGGGAGCCCCTTTTCGAGCTGGGGGACCCGGGGCGGCTGGAGGTGGTGGTGGACGTGCTCACGGCCGACGCGGTGCGCATCCACCCGGGGAACGAGGTGGAGCTCGTCCAGTGGGGCGGAGAGAAGGTACTTCAGGGACGGGTGCGGCTGGAGGAGCCCTCGGCCGTCACGAAGGTGTCCGCGCTGGGGGTGGAGGAGCAGCGGGTGGACGTGCTCATCGAGCTCACCTCGCCGCCGGAGGAGTGGCGGGAGCTGGGGGACGGCTACAGGGTGGAGGCTCGCATCCTGGTCCATCAGGCTGAAGACGTGGTGAAGGTGCCCGCGAGCGCCCTGTTCCGGGAGGGGGAGTCCTGGGCGGCGTTCGTCGCAATGGACGGGCGGGCCCGCAAGCAGGCGGTGCAGGTGGCGGCGAGCAACGGGCTCGAGGCCGTCGTCCACTCCGGGCTGGCGCCGGGTGACACCGTCATCCTCTACCCGGGGGACAGGGTGCACGACGGCGTCCGCGTGGCGGTGCGCAGCACAAGCAGCCCGTCAGCGGGGCAAGCCCCCTCTCCCGCCGGCAGAGGGGAGAGGGAAGGGGGCCTGGAGGGTCAATAG